In Toxoplasma gondii ME49 chromosome X, whole genome shotgun sequence, a single genomic region encodes these proteins:
- a CDS encoding hypothetical protein (encoded by transcript TGME49_224130) produces MAGVDRKYTMRPVIPAERMDSCGRITIGNIPEGITEAQLKANLSHHGDAKVHMFVPACEHSAGWAWVSFSNRDEVVSVLQTAYEKSHARQKLEQGTAAEVEATPAPELEGKDAKKVNGASDKESWATSEGEGASSDVQSSEYSPEQSDDEPGSR; encoded by the exons ATGGCTGGCGTCGACCGCAAATACACCATGCGCCCGGTCATTCCCGCGGAGCGCATGGACTCCTGTGGACGAATTACTATTGGCAACATTCCGGAAGGAATCACGGAG GCCCAGCTGAAAGCGAACCTCTCCCACCACGGAGATGCCAAGGTCCACATGTTCGTCCCCGCCTGCGAACACAGCGCTGGATGGGCGTGGGTTAGCTTTAGCAACCGGGACGAGGTTGTCAGCGTGCTGCAGACCGCGTACGAGAAGAGTCACGCACGCCAGAAGCTAGAACAGGGAACCGCGGCTGAAGTCGAAGCGACCCCTGCTCCGGAACTCGAGGGAAAAGATGCAAAGAAGGTTAACGGCGCTTCCGACAAAGAAAGCTGGGCGACCAGCGAGGGCGAAGGCGCCAGCAGCGATGTCCAATCCTCAGAGTACTCCCCTGAGCAGTCAGATGACGAGCCAGGCAGCAGATAA
- a CDS encoding hypothetical protein (encoded by transcript TGME49_224140) codes for MVKPENHLSSLSTPHGHPFVTSLSSECDWDGMSQLNMLTEERIQWTSLTKTKADLHTPPANLHRNVRSMHTKMVSRVSRRPAASVRPLVWGDSSNKGCERERPATGSTPSSSKAKKVSSSGTNTLDMCLTGSPAPCVIGSPTSADASRAPTNASPRHRSSTAIEAVNSQREARAQLISQYFPGADPATLSNTLWEWLEVGDDAESAGGLNPRRRIFKPSRFLQELLLALSDDPSADDGAGNPVFSMKPITPTAAKTLASTQGLPVGGRVFPGSVHGRIGTNSRRQDRITSYTYRSRKKKHRKKTQSCFRRGKVTQQPAADLPATPCANVEQSEQLNSEKDSEHCSGIAAADPESCRSVGRDVGQGETLSENEALFQDERPTEKSCLKRWPSAELTSSEDAKFSFQPTERLEASEVWHLWKPRPLSQKFFRRERRATYPGTAVPPLFTRKVSTPPALLLPLSSPEEVGKSCRSSRVLSGATHRVLSAADANLCSNASKPSISQSVACELRTPRNDKKFRQRASHQTPSLTYAAPRIKGVCQRYLSRVERQQERRAVPVQHAPLYTDPRTTQEYMRAKEIELQMRVKCLRQTKLKDLRHSDLARLLHGEGSRPRDRKLSCRLRNTRSRITRSVVRDIPVVAQPMGEPADPTASTFPHNVADGDGSHSAYSSFPSASSPLGINRGSSADVTLRCQLPVSPSPSTSSTGSSHFGTRGSPSCRCSTRFSLFRSSFLAGRAHSRRRSAAWLQLLTAAPEQSSATRERILWPAATVCEVAPTSHVLPWIPARFSRSISSRPVRRTFSFRTLTKVVQFVTRARLQGALTRFVDVTGLRGIDLQSARAATVKLTRLQRAAREFLRRHRDACETVGRKLQQAETKMILTVLQAHPGESQRLLQHRARESLIDSFRIDSTLKQQWILSLVREGGRLQVEEATAYKVEMKEFSQTCREWRVVCKWLGHDQRAWWPSQPQPPPMPGSRMTEVSPNKLEAMLSLGLYKKRNFKEVVASLQAREHELALRPEGTTTVYSARSERYRHLFSGVSFRVFQTLWGHADNSEAEISSFLKLFTPSRQNISRSSLGHIYCEPLDEWIPENNNEKTPL; via the exons ATGGTGAAACCTGAGAACCATCTTTCCTCGCTAAGCACCCCGCATGGGCACCCCTTTGTAACCTCCTTGAGCTCGGAATGTGACTGGGATGGCATGTCACAACTGAATATGCTTACCGAGGAAAGGATACAGTGGACATCCCTGACAAAAACAAAGGCGGATCTTCACACGCCGCCAGCTAATTTACACAGAAATGTGCGATCAATGCACACTAAGATGGTATCGCGCGTGTCGAGACGCCCTGCGGCTTCTGTGCGCCCGCTGGTCTGGGGCGATAGCTCCAATAAAGGATGTGAGAGGGAGCGTCCTGCCACCGGTTCTACACCCTCCTCTTCCAAAGCGAAAAAAGTGAGCTCTTCGGGAACGAATACTCTTGACATGTGCCTCACCGGCAGTCCGGCGCCGTGCGTCATTGGTTCCCCAACGTCCGCAGATGCGTCTCGAGCACCCACCAATGCCTCTCCCCGACACAGAAGCTCGACTGCCATTGAGGCGGTGAATTCGCAGCGAGAAGCACGGGCTCAACTGATATCTCAATATTTTCCAGGCGCCGATCCGGCGACGCTCAGCAATACCCTATGGGAATGGTTGGAAGTCGGTGATGATGCTGAGAGCGCAGGCGGGCTGAACCCGAGGAGGCGGATCTTTAAGCCTTCACGCTTTTTGCAGGAGCTGCTCTTGGCACTGTCCGATGATCCAAGTGCTGACGACGGTGCGGGAAACCCCGTTTTTTCGATGAAGCCAATAACTCCGACGGCTGCAAAGACACTTGCGAGCACGCAAGGCCTTCCGGTGGGTGGCCGTGTGTTTCCCGGATCAGTGCATGGTCGAATCGGCACTAATTCAAGGCGTCAAGACAGGATTACGTCTTACACTTATAGAAGCCGTaagaagaagcacagaaagaaaacacagagttGCTTTCGGCGTGGCAAGGTAACCCAGCAGCCTGCGGCTGACTTGCCAGCTACACCTTGCGCGAATGTGGAGCAGAGTGAGCAACtgaacagcgagaaggatAGTGAACACTGCTCGGGAATTGCTGCAGCCGATCCAGAAAGCTGTCGGAGCGTCGGCCGTGATGTAGGACAAGGGGAAACCCTCTCCGAAAACGAAGCTCTTTTCCAGGATGAACgaccgacagagaagagctgcCTAAAGCGGTGGCCCTCCGCTGAGCTTACATCCTCGGAAGATGCGAAGTTTTCTTTCCAGCCGACTGAACGACTGGAGGCATCAGAGGTCTGGCACCTTTGGAAACCCCGTCCTCTGTCTCAGAAATTCTTTCGCCGAGAGAGACGTGCGACATATCCAGGAACCGCTGTGCCTCCTCTATTCACCCGCAAAGTATCTACGCCTCCAGCGCTTCTGTTACCACTCTCTTCCCCAGAGGAAGTCGGGAAGAGCTGCAGGTCTTCTAGAGTTCTTTCGGGTGCCACCCACAGGGTCCTTTCCGCCGCCGATGCAAACTTGTGTAGTAACGCGAGCAAACCGAGTATTTCACAGAGCGTAGCCTGCGAACTTCGTACACCCAGAAACGACAAAAAATTCCGACAGAGAGCCAGCCACCAAACGCCCTCACTGACGTATGCTGCTCCGCGGATCAAGGGAGTCTGTCAGCGATACCTTTCCCGAGTTGAGCGCCAACAAGAACGGCGTGCCGTGCCTGTACAACATGCTCCTCTCTACACTGACCCGCGAACAACTCAGGAATATATGCGAGCCAAGGAGATCGAGCTACAAATGAGAGTAAAGTGTCTTCGCCAAACCAAACTAAAGGATCTGCGGCACTCGGACCTTGCACGCCTTCTACACGGCGAGGGCTCAAGACCGAGGGACCGAAAACTCTCGTGCAGACTTAGGAACACAAGGTCCCGCATAACACGGAGTGTGGTTCGCGATATTCCAGTAGTGGCACAGCCAATGGGAGAACCCGCGGACCCAACGGCTTCAACATTCCCCCACAACGTGGCGGATGGGGACGGATCTCACTCAGCGTATTCAAGTTTTCCTAgcgcttcttcacctttGGGCATCAATCGAGGCAGCAGTGCTGACGTCACACTGCGCTGTCAACTACCTGTATCTCCCTCCCCGTCGACTTCCTCAACAGGGTCCTCTCACTTTGGTACGCGAGGTTCGCCCTCCTGTAGATGCAgcacgcgtttctctctgttccggTCTTCCTTTTTGGCGGGCCGAGCGCACAGTAGGCGTCGAAGCGCTGCTTGGCTACAGCTCCTTACTGCCGCCCCCGAACAGAGCTCGGCGACAAGAGAGCGTATCCTCTGGCCAGCAGCGACGGTGTGTGAAGTCGCTCCCACTAGCCACGTTTTACCCTGGATCCCGGCGAGATTCAGCAGATCTATTTCATCTAGACCTGTTCGGAGAACCTTCTCCTTCAGGACCCTGACGAAAGTCGTGCAATTCGTTACACGAGCTCGACTGCAAGGAGCCCTCACGAGGTTCGTTGACGTCACGGGATTGCGGGGGATCGAT CTGCAGTCAGCGCGAGCCGCAACCGTGAAGCTGACTCGTCTCCAACGCGCAGCAAGAGAGTTTCTGCGACGTCATCGAGATGCATGCGAAACCGTCGGAAGAAAGCTGCaacaagcagagacaaagatgATTTTAACTGTTCTGCAAGCACATCCTGGAGAGTCTCAACGTCTGCTACAGCATCGTGCACGGGAGTCACTTATTGACAGCTTCAGGATTGATTCTACCTTGAAGCAGCAATGGATTTT GAGCCTTGTGAGAGAAGGTGGTCGACTGCAAGTTGAAGAAGCTACTGCATACAAAGTGGAAATGAAGGAGTTTTCGCAG ACCTGCAGAGAATGGCGCGTTGTGTGCAAGTGGCTTGGCCATGACCAGAGGGCCTGGTGGCCCTCTCAGCCTCAGCCGCCACCGATGCCAGGCTCCCGCATGACGGAAGTATCTCCAAACAAACTCGAGGCGATGCTTTCGCTGGGTTTGTACAAAAAACGGAATTTCAAAGAGGTTGTGGCTTCCTT GCAGGCGCGCGAACACGAACTTGCTCTCCGCCCAGAAGGGACGACGACGGTGTATTCTGCTCGAAGCGAACGCTATCGGCACCttttctccggtgtctcgTTCAGAGTGTTCCAGACACTGTGGGGACATGCTGATAATTCCGAAGCAGAAATTTCGTCATTTCTCAAGCTGTTCACTCCCAGTCGTCAAAACATCAGTAGAAGCAGTCTCGGCCATATCTACTGCGAGCCGCTGGATGAGTGGATCCCAGAAAACAATAACGAGAAGACTCCTCTGTGA
- a CDS encoding hypothetical protein (encoded by transcript TGME49_224150) → MESSSGSISLGEAAASAAPLPCDVPSQSPPPFGVSAPSRAAGVSLPTSSATPVSPVLHTSSLSSSHSYKSLSRSAEPAAKSSVSASKLHPLSREVARILSHPFLEAPFLPEALACLSSCIDAGDQTAVSADSKTCGDSALSADSSLTPSQSSGLERPSFLGPLIYREKLRIHQEALGAFAPIRRQIVEVAEQAQTLSRMCSQSSSQLRRSRAQLAGLLCKVEGLREQQRALQSRQRLCQLLLDALQLPARLLEALTGRRRACVDLPETAHGDKTALAGAAKGPKQGLGPEGPGEGDSKEDLQLDSRFFEALKEVEKIRKRALKLQAQTSMADRDISEEHQSCMQNASLANRSDRMLFGGAPPRLADDVLQHTADLREAAFERLYLWMQRIFKSACVGGVNAKSRQDRRSDRSDHSGGQSSRHERETPSGDSETLDAVQQVEAFAAALATAGLARKWEREGLARAGETQSLTTVLGVNDEPSLLFRGFQALEDRHAYLQHSVQEFSRVRSQLIIDAFWGSSLESEAAPPARASTGPVSGLLARTRDLAQHWRKGGVFGGNAGLGGGSPGDADGRAAAEAANGLALGASFDTVCRAEPVEFLRATLQYVVHAVAAERAVIRGLLGLLPREDTQPPGGASGGIGALGSLGLETPGGRSKCLAEETDSLGGAERRQTEPVSGLDVEDPAKEAREATVETREGARRHLDAQEWVLDENGRPGALPDGPSAEGKEGRGGDLGAPDRACGGGEPSGSCGEMLGVREALRGTRLLQETTAGMSRPLRATIEQAFSMIRASATAPGAAGGTRLQQQHVLGVLLMVRMLDVYAALLRCLLVFDMGLASATRHPQEPKGGPGPQPVPGEGPPENVREPSVSDPTYPSPAARGRLETRTGNAVVETSFTVPELVLCCEEYAEKGEELFLSLWERQVVRAASSSTAAQLSSVLLSGRLSPGVPGTEGSAGLGGEGELIATEGGAFLELTGRLREALEILNAPVISVEEENELWLLASGAAAAASRRSRPMAAGGLPAWADTPVVTNLVRDRDASVWGTEVRRRSHLAGRRSRITGMRAFEDLSSEACEGGEGEQASEELHAWVEASVAPLLNFCRQEAQRFSDAGETAVCLINAYASVQEPLRRFRVCRSYLRVLAELLDQQMVKLIEVESGKILAYLGLADRLEAVRRAVEREKGRLGVAGPDALPQVGDGKAPLQVGTEQSGDAGPDDEVLLHKEGLVKFFGEFYVALYGLSALNLDYVDRLMHWHLRSHAKKAVLNAVLQAYSEIYNHVSHLRVATHTPGDVALLLDV, encoded by the coding sequence atggAGTCTTCTTCTGGAAGTATCTCTCTTGGAGAGGCCGCTGCCTCAGCCGCCCCGCTTCCCTGCGATGTGCCATCCCAGTCGCCTCCTCCATTCGGTGTATCTGCGCCAAGCAGAGCCGCGGGAGTCTCTCTCCCTACCTCAAGCGCaactcctgtctctccggtcCTTCAcacttcctctttgtcttcgtcCCATTCGTACAAAAGCCTGTCTCGGAGTGCAGAACCTGCAGCGAAGTCCTCTGTATCGGCCTCGAAATTGCATCCGCTTTCTCGCGAGGTCGCGCGCATCCTGTCGCATCCCTTTCTGGAGGCTCCATTCTTGCCGGAGGCCCTTGCGTGTCTGTCTTCGTGCATTGACGCGGGAGACcagacagctgtctccgccgaTTCCAAGACctgtggagacagcgcgctCTCCGCAGACTCTTCACTGACTCCAAGTCAATCTTCGGGGCTGGAGAGACCATCTTTTCTCGGCCCTCTAATCTACCGTGAGAAGCTGCGAATACACCAGGAGGCTCTTGGCGCCTTCGCGCCTATCCGGCGTCAAATCGTCGAGGTCGCGGAACAGGCCCAAACTCTGTCTCGCATGTGTTcccagtcttcttctcagctGCGGCGAAGTCGCGCCCAACTCGCCGGCCTGCTCTGCAAAGTCGAAGGACTTCGGGAGCAACAGCGCGCGCTTCAGAGCCGCCAGCGCCTCTGCCAGCTGCTCCTCGACGCCCTGCAGTTGCCGGCGCGTCTTCTGGAGGCCCTCACGGGCCGCCgacgtgcatgcgtcgatcTCCCGGAGACAGCGCATGGAGACAAAACGGCGCTTGCGGGCGCGGCGAAGGGCCCCAAGCAGGGTCTGGGTCCAGAGGGAcccggagaaggagacagcaaggaAGATCTGCAGCTCGACAGCCGCTTCTTCGAGGCTTTgaaggaagtggagaagatcCGGAAGCGGGCGCTGAAGCTGCAGGCGCAAACGTCGATGGCAGATCGGGATATCTCTGAGGAACACCAatcttgcatgcagaacgcgtctctcgccaACAGATCTGACCGGATGCTCTTCGGGGGCGCTCCTCCGCGCCTCGCAGACGACGTTCTGCAGCACACAGCGGACCTCCGGGAAGCGGCGTTCGAGCGCTTGTACCTTTGGATGCAGCGAATCTTCAAAAGCGCGTGCGTCGGTGGAGTCAACGCCAAGTCGAGGCAAGAccgcagaagcgacagaagcgacCACAGCGGCGGGCAGAGCTCTCGACAtgagcgagagacgcccTCCGGGGACTCGGAGACCCTCGACGCTGTTCAGCAGGTCGAGGCTTTCGCAGCCGCGCTCGCCACCGCCGGCTTGGCGCGAAAATGGGAGCGGGAGGGGCTGGCGCGCGcaggcgagacgcagagcctGACGACAGTTCTGGGCGTGAATGACGAACCATCGCTGTTGTTTCGAGGCTTCCAGGCCCTAGAAGACCGGCATGCGTACCTCCAGCACTCTGTCCAGGAGTTCTCGCGGGTGCGGTCTCAACTCATCATAGACGCATTCTGGGGCTCGTCCCTCGAAAGCGAAGCTGCGCCCCCTGCTCGCGCATCGACGGGGCCGGTCTCGGGCCTTCTGGCGAGGACCCGAGACCTCGCTCAGCACTGGAGAAAGGGGGGCGTTTTTGGAGGGAACGCCGGACTTGGCGGGGGGTCGccgggagacgcagacggtcGAGCCGCAGCCGAGGCAGCAAACGGCCTCGCCCTCGGCGCCTCGTTCGACACGGTCTGCCGAGCTGAGCCTGTCGAATTCTTGCGCGCCACTCTGCAGTAtgtcgtgcatgcagtcgctgCGGAACGCGCAGTCATTCGGGGCCTTCTGGGCCTGCTTCCGAGGGAGGATACACAGCCTCCCGGGGGGGCTTCAGGGGGTATAGGCGCTTTAGGGTCTCTGGGACTGGAGACTCCTGGAGGGCGGTCAAAGTGCCtcgctgaagagacagactcCCTGGGTGgggcggagaggagacagacagagccTGTGTCGGGCCTTGACGTGGAAGACCCGGCAAAAGAAGCGCGTGAGGCAACCGTCGAGACGCGGGAgggggcgaggagacacctaGACGCTCAGGAGTGGGTCCTTGATGAAAATGGAAGGCCTGGGGCTCTTCCAGATGGCCCGTCGGCGGAGGGTAAGGAAGGCAGGGGCGGCGACCTTGGAGCCCCGGACAGAGCTTGTGGCGGAGGTGAACCGAGTGGAAGCTGTGGGGAGATGTTGGGAGTGCGAGAGGCCCTCAGAGGCACTCGACTTCTCCAAGAGACAACAGCAGGCATGTCTCGGCCTTTACGGGCAACCATCGAACAAGCCTTTTCTATGATTCGAGCGAGCGCGACGGCTCCAGGAGCGGCGGGAGGAACTCGACTTCAGCAGCAGCATGTTCTCGGGGTGCTTCTCATGGTTCGCATGCTGGACGTTTACGCGGCtcttctccggtgtctccttgtcttcgATATGGGGCTTGCTTCCGCCACACGGCACCCGCAGGAGCCCAAGGGCGGCCCAGGGCCTCAGCCTGTGCCCGGAGAAGGACCGCCGGAGAACGTTCGTGAACCTTCGGTGTCGGATCCGACGTATCCTTCTCCGGCTGCGCGAGGGCGACTCGAAACGCGCACTGGAAACGCGGTTGTCGAGACGTCCTTCACCGTTCCAGAGCTAGTTCTCTGCTGCGAAGAGTACGCAGAAAAGGGTGAAgaactgtttctctctctctgggagCGGCAAGTTGTTCGAGCTGCGTCCTCCTCTACAGCGGCTCAGCTCTCGTCCGTGCTGCTCTCAggtcgcctgtctcccgGGGTTCCTGGCACTGAAGGAAGCGCAGGGcttggaggcgaaggcgagttGATCGCAACAGAGGGCGGCGCGTTCCTCGAGCTCACAGGCCGACTGCGAGAAGCTCTTGAGATCCTGAATGCGCCCGTGATCtctgtcgaagaagaaaacgagctCTGGCTCCTCGCTTCTGGAGCCGCTGCCGCTGCCTCGCGACGCTCGCGCCCGATGGCGGCAGGCGGCCTGCCGGCCTGGGCTGACACTCCGGTTGTCACCAATCTCGTGAGGGACAGAGACGCTTCTGTGTGGGGGACTGAGGTGAGAAGGCGGAGTCACTTGgcaggacgaagaagccgaatCACAGGGATGCGTGCCTTCGAGGACCTCAGCAGTGAAGCGTGTGAAGGCGGCGAGGGCGAGCAAGCCAGCgaagaactgcatgcgtgggTGGAAGCCTCCGTCGCGCCTCTCTTGAACTTCTGTAGACAAGAGGCGCAGCGCTTCAGCGATGCCGGGGAGACCGCCGTCTGTCTCATCAATGCGTACGCCAGCGTGCAAGAACCGCTGCGCCGCTTCCGTGTTTGTAGAAGTTATCTGCGGGTGCTCGCTGAACTTTTAGATCAGCAAATGGTTAAGCTCATCGAGGTTGAGTCGGGCAAAATCCTCGCCTATCTCGGACTCGCTGACAGGCTCGAGGCTGTCCGCCGAGCTGTGGAACGAGAGAAGGGGCGGCTTGGAGTCGCGGGACCCGACGCTCTCCCCCAGGTCGGTGACGGCAAGGCGCCTCTCCAAGTTGGCACAGAACAGAGCGGAGATGCGGGGCCTGACGACGAGGTTCTTCTGCACAAGGAAGGGCTAGTGAAGTTTTTCGGCGAGTTCTACGTTGCACTGTATGGACTGAGTGCGCTGAACCTCGACTATGTCGACAGGCTGATGCATTGGCACTTGCGGTCGCATGCAAAAAAAGCCGTGCTCAACGCAGTCCTACAGGCCTATTCGGAGATTTACAATCACGTGAGCCACTTACGAGTTGCTACTCACACCCCTGGAGAtgtcgctctgcttctcgatgTGTGA